The Branchiostoma lanceolatum isolate klBraLanc5 chromosome 1, klBraLanc5.hap2, whole genome shotgun sequence genomic sequence AGTGTATTACATCATCACCTGATAGTCATGTGGTCCTAGTACTACTCTGTGTGGCGTCCTGGACATTGGACCCTCTTTAAACGGTCTCTGATCTATTGTCCTGTGACCTGTGTTTACCTTTGACTACATAATCTGCAACGAATAGGTCATCTCACTATCAAACAGAGATGTTGTTTCGACTGGTAATTTGCTTGCACTTATGGTATTGTTTGCAAGGTGGCGCGCCTAAACCATCGAATTACCGAAAAAGGCAATGCGTAATCAACACTCAATATTTTGTCCTTGACGCAATGCATGCATATATATGAAACTATATATACTTTTTACAATAACACAACGATCATGTCATTGCAGTGAACTAAAGGACCCTAAGAGTAAACTGTTATAGAATGCTCACCAGTGTACAAATAAGACTTATAGAATACAGACTGTGATcagttttaaaacttttattatAGACTTTTTATTCCACATTCCCGGCATATTAAAGTGTGTTATCAATTAATGAAGACTTTAAAAACGTCGCAGCTTGGAACGTACTATCTTGCTGCGaacaaaaactatcaaatgtttaaagtttttgataACAAGAGCCCGTCGCTTGCAAGTGGTGACAAttacaaccaaccaacccacttatgattcaaaacgtgggtcacttcattttccactgtcttcaaaaaagaagtctaACCCAACGGTAGTCGACCATAGTTAACATAAAagtttcacagtagactagataactatttcgatttccatgtatcttagttacatgtacttgtttgccttttggcatgaacttgcaataaagtaaaGTTATTAATGCAATGCAGCAATACTGCCTCTATGATTCAATTTGTTGTTGTGCTTTTCCCCATTTGCTTTATTTCTTGCAGAGTCTGGTTGAAGATTTCCACGAACTGGTCGCACACTTCCTCGGTGTGTTTGAGCGACAGGTACAGTTTGGTACCCATGGGGTTGAGGAAGACGCCTCTTTTGAAGAGTCCGACCATCATGGCGCGCCGCCTAGCGGCATTCTCCTGAAGTTTCTGCTCCCGATAGTTGTAGACGAGCTTTTTCGTGAACAGAACCTTGGAGACGGAGGACAACATGGAAAGTTATATACTATGAAACTTAATAATGCGTCTTTTCAGCGAAATAGTGATTTGAGTGAAGACAATGGCTATGTGGAATATAAGTCCGAATAGTACACATACCGTGACATGAGAGAACATGCATGAAAATCGCACTGAAAGTTTTccattattgttgttttttcacacACGAAATGGACCAACAAACCTGTGCCAGAGGCCCGTCTCCGATAACATGACCAGGAATGTCATTTTTCTCTAAACATTCCTTCATCTTGTTCCTCACGTACCTGCCGATACTGGAAAGAGACGCATAAAAGTTGGATCGATAGATAACATTCCTTATCTTGaagtttttgttaattttgacaAAGAAATGTTTCATTGTAATTCGCCGCTTacttctttttagatattagcATCTAGAAATATACAGTTGTGATTGCTGTAAATCAAAGTGAGTACAACTTTAAAAACATCGATATGCGCTTTAGAGGTAGATGGATGAAAGTTCATATCTTTATCGTTGTCAGTGTCGATAATTGAAAGTTGTTAAGATGCCGTACTGATGCAGGTGCTGATACGTGTCCGGATCCGTTCTGCGGTAGATCTGTAGCGCTGCCAGGGCGGCCGACGCGCTGATGGTGTTACAGCCCAGGGATGACGCCGTCCACACGTAACGCTTGTCTTTCCCCAGTAGGTCCTCGTTCACAATACTGGGAAGAATCCAACATCATTTTCAACTTCGTAATACTTCTTAACGACAACATCTAAAATGTGATGTACTTTTACAAGAGCAATAAGATTTTAACATGGTTCTGAACGATAAACTTTGAGACACAAACTGTTAAAACGTGTCAGAACAGTCAGTTTGTGTACGTTATAtttaactctccaagcagtggtTGGTGGAGAAATTTTTCAGTGATTTATTTTCACACACTAAAAGGACCAACCAGGCCAGAGGCCCGTCCCCGATTACATGACCAGGAAGGTCTCCgggtgccgacagaaaacggcgCAGATcgatgataaaaaggtcacaatgttctccgccaacctctgcttggagattacgttaTACTGACCTCATGATATCGGCGCGACCCCCAAACACACCAATCGGGTAGCCTCCTCCTAGAGCCTTACCGTAGCCTACCAAGTCCGGGATCACGCCATAGTATTCCTTCAACAAGTGGAAATGCAATATGGTTACGTAGAATATCATAGAACATCTGATAAGACGAACGCATAATCAAGTTGCAAGTTTGCGATATAATTTTGAACCACAATTTCTGTTGAACCTGAAAAGTGTTTTTCAGAATATAgtcccatatatatatatatatatttcatacataAATATATTCCATGTTTTGACCTTACCTGGGCGCCACCATACGCCAGTCGGAAGCCTGTCACCACCTCGTCGAAAATCAACAGAACACCATGTTTCTTGGTAAGCTCGCGTAACCCCTGCAAAAACCCATCCtgccaaaacaaaataaaaggaATTGAAATTACACCTTTGAGTGGGGGCGTGAGTAAATTTCGACCGCGTTCACTTTTCCCCAGCCAGACACTGACCCAAAGtcgtcttgattttttttcaatttttataGAAAATGGCATAGTTTTACGTTCTTGGAAACAAGTTGCAAGAAGAGAAAAGAAGAATACGATACACATTTGAACAATAAAGAACAGTAACATACCATAGGGGGAGTACAGCGATGTAAAGGCTCAACTATCACAGCAGCTAGGTCTTCCTTGTGCTGTTCCACGATCTTTGTCGTCATACCGAGATCGTTGTAAGGTGCTACAAGGACGTGGTCCTTCACAGAATGTTCTATTCCAGCACTGGAGGGGTCCGGAGTGGGGTAGTCAAGTAGTCCCTTCGGAAACAGACTGGTCACCCCTATTTCGTTTGCACCATGGTATGCTCCTGGTGAAGTTGTCACATGTTGTTACCAAAGTTTGACAAATCTGTTTTGGTTTATTTAAAGTTTCTTTAACTTTAGAAAAAAGAAACGGGAAAAATTACCTTCGAACTTCAAAACTTTACTCCTGCCAGTGAACGCCCTTGCCAGTCT encodes the following:
- the LOC136444308 gene encoding glutamate-1-semialdehyde 2,1-aminomutase-like — its product is MLPRWGTNLVGHAREEVVAAVTEQAANGSNFAYVNEKSLQLAEEIKRLSPAVEYLRFCSSGTEAIMYCERLARAFTGRSKVLKFEGAYHGANEIGVTSLFPKGLLDYPTPDPSSAGIEHSVKDHVLVAPYNDLGMTTKIVEQHKEDLAAVIVEPLHRCTPPMDGFLQGLRELTKKHGVLLIFDEVVTGFRLAYGGAQEYYGVIPDLVGYGKALGGGYPIGVFGGRADIMSIVNEDLLGKDKRYVWTASSLGCNTISASAALAALQIYRRTDPDTYQHLHQYGILTTFNYRH
- the LOC136436705 gene encoding uncharacterized protein, which gives rise to MKECLEKNDIPGHVIGDGPLAQVLFTKKLVYNYREQKLQENAARRRAMMVGLFKRGVFLNPMGTKLYLSLKHTEEVCDQFVEIFNQTLQEIKQMGKSTTTN